The following coding sequences lie in one Sedimentibacter sp. MB35-C1 genomic window:
- a CDS encoding ABC transporter substrate-binding protein: MKKPKRLLAMLLTVLMMVSLFAGCAQTENPSDASQQTETQNQISDESNVTEEPTTREITDMAGRIVTVPTEIDSAFSTGPVSAIFLYMVAPDKLLGWNYELNDIEKSIILEEYHDLPNFGMGDAVNYEAVIAANPTIAVNCGTINDAMISDCDALSESLGIPVIAVDSDLNNSVAAFRFMGELLGVEEHGEALAAYAEQTFSDIETLANIPEEERVRVYYGNGEDSLETAPNSSSHAQILDTINAINVADLELGDGSRVQISAEQLLAWDPDVIVVNGEPKANMSGGSAADAILNNPDYASLKAVQELKVYGTPNAPFSWVDRPPGPNRLIGMRWFSALIYSDYIECNVEEEVHEFFELFYHVDLTDEQMNNLLKGTL; encoded by the coding sequence ATGAAGAAACCAAAACGCTTGCTTGCCATGCTTTTGACTGTTCTAATGATGGTAAGCCTGTTTGCTGGTTGTGCGCAGACGGAAAATCCCTCAGACGCATCTCAACAGACAGAAACTCAAAATCAAATCTCGGATGAAAGCAATGTGACCGAAGAACCAACTACCCGTGAAATCACAGATATGGCAGGCCGTATCGTGACTGTACCTACCGAAATTGACTCTGCTTTTTCTACCGGTCCTGTTTCGGCGATTTTTCTGTATATGGTTGCACCGGACAAACTGTTAGGATGGAATTATGAACTGAATGATATCGAAAAATCTATCATTCTTGAGGAGTATCATGATCTTCCAAACTTCGGTATGGGTGATGCCGTTAACTATGAAGCAGTTATTGCTGCGAATCCCACTATTGCTGTCAACTGCGGCACAATAAATGATGCGATGATTTCCGATTGTGATGCCCTGTCTGAAAGTCTTGGTATTCCTGTCATTGCCGTGGACAGTGATCTTAATAATTCTGTGGCAGCATTCAGATTTATGGGGGAACTCTTAGGAGTGGAAGAGCATGGCGAAGCGCTTGCCGCTTACGCTGAGCAAACCTTCAGTGATATTGAAACTCTTGCGAACATACCTGAAGAAGAGAGAGTTCGTGTTTACTATGGCAATGGCGAAGATTCTCTCGAAACTGCACCCAACAGCTCGTCTCACGCACAGATTCTCGATACAATCAATGCCATTAACGTAGCAGATCTCGAGCTCGGTGATGGTTCTCGTGTACAAATTTCCGCGGAACAGCTACTTGCCTGGGATCCTGATGTAATTGTTGTGAATGGAGAGCCTAAGGCGAACATGAGTGGTGGTTCTGCTGCGGATGCTATCCTGAACAATCCTGACTACGCTTCTTTGAAAGCTGTTCAGGAACTGAAGGTATACGGTACTCCCAACGCACCGTTTAGCTGGGTTGACCGTCCGCCCGGACCGAACCGTCTCATTGGTATGCGTTGGTTCTCCGCATTGATATATTCGGATTATATTGAATGCAACGTTGAGGAAGAGGTTCACGAATTTTTTGAACTGTTCTACCATGTTGATTTGACTGATGAACAGATGAACAACCTTCTCAAGGGTACCCTGTGA
- a CDS encoding iron ABC transporter permease gives MRISHVEVQNEAAQRHRYRCLMLGMLILLLLITLFSFWVGYYPLSPSQVIQAFLSRFGYKGDILPQAVTIFWSIRLPRILSAVFIGASLSVAGSTYQGMFRNPLVSPDILGVSSGASLGAAFAILNGASNWMVQIAAFIGGIAAVAASYLISRKSAHSHTLSLVLTGSMIMSLCNAGVTMIKYVADPNDVLQQITFWLMGSLTKTNMDAFQRSAIPMLIGLILVFVFRWQINLMTLDEEEAKSLGINIRHYRLIFIIASTLLSAAAVCLGGLIGWVGLMIPHLARALVGVDYGRLIPASAMLGAGYLVLMDDIARSVLSMELPLGVVTSIMGAPFFIYLIIKRKER, from the coding sequence ATGCGCATATCTCATGTTGAGGTTCAAAATGAAGCGGCTCAGCGACACCGTTACCGGTGTTTAATGCTGGGCATGCTGATTCTTCTGCTTTTGATTACACTATTTTCATTCTGGGTGGGCTATTATCCGTTATCACCTTCTCAAGTTATACAAGCCTTTTTATCCAGGTTCGGGTATAAAGGTGATATTTTGCCACAAGCAGTCACGATTTTCTGGAGTATTCGATTACCACGAATTTTATCCGCGGTTTTTATTGGTGCGTCGCTGTCTGTTGCTGGTTCAACTTATCAGGGAATGTTTCGAAATCCTTTGGTATCTCCAGATATTTTAGGCGTTTCATCCGGTGCGAGCCTTGGTGCGGCTTTTGCTATTTTGAATGGTGCGTCAAATTGGATGGTTCAGATTGCCGCCTTTATTGGTGGAATAGCCGCTGTTGCAGCATCTTATTTGATCAGCAGGAAGTCAGCTCATTCGCACACACTTAGTCTTGTACTTACTGGATCAATGATCATGTCACTTTGTAACGCTGGTGTGACAATGATAAAATACGTAGCAGATCCTAATGATGTCTTGCAACAGATTACATTTTGGCTTATGGGAAGTCTCACAAAAACGAATATGGATGCTTTTCAGCGGAGTGCCATTCCCATGCTAATTGGACTAATATTAGTGTTTGTTTTTCGTTGGCAAATCAATCTTATGACGCTGGATGAAGAAGAAGCAAAGAGCTTGGGTATCAATATCCGTCATTATCGACTGATTTTTATTATTGCATCTACTTTACTGAGCGCTGCGGCAGTTTGCCTTGGTGGCTTAATCGGTTGGGTCGGCTTAATGATCCCTCATTTAGCCAGAGCGCTTGTAGGCGTAGATTATGGCCGGTTGATCCCCGCCAGCGCTATGTTGGGTGCCGGATATTTGGTGCTGATGGATGACATTGCCCGCTCTGTTTTATCAATGGAGCTTCCTCTCGGTGTTGTGACCAGCATAATGGGAGCGCCGTTCTTTATTTATCTCATTATCAAGAGAAAGGAGCGGTAA
- a CDS encoding nucleoside-triphosphatase yields MIHALIVGPRHIGKTTLINSVLQKLGRPIYGYQTKKESLLSDSQMREPVYIYEPGKPRVQSTKNLLGYCSPTEGFKTMAGVFDAYAPKILASVPNSSVIVFDEIGFMESNEKQFCDAIISRLDGEVPVIAAVKNQKGFAFLEQVRTHPKCHCFYITEENRDALKVEVLKFMREQLKFSACASIERKK; encoded by the coding sequence ATGATTCATGCATTAATTGTTGGTCCCCGCCATATCGGTAAAACCACTTTGATCAATAGTGTTTTGCAGAAATTAGGGAGACCAATATACGGATATCAAACAAAGAAAGAATCGCTTCTTTCGGATTCCCAAATGAGAGAACCTGTTTATATCTATGAACCGGGAAAACCACGGGTTCAATCAACAAAAAACCTTCTTGGCTACTGCAGCCCTACTGAAGGGTTTAAAACCATGGCGGGTGTATTTGATGCTTATGCACCTAAAATTTTAGCTTCAGTGCCGAACAGTAGCGTAATAGTGTTTGATGAAATAGGATTTATGGAATCAAACGAAAAGCAGTTTTGTGATGCTATTATTTCAAGGTTAGATGGAGAAGTTCCTGTAATTGCTGCTGTGAAAAATCAGAAAGGGTTTGCATTTTTAGAACAAGTTCGGACGCACCCCAAATGCCATTGTTTTTATATCACGGAGGAAAATAGGGATGCCCTCAAAGTTGAAGTGCTGAAATTCATGCGAGAACAACTAAAATTTTCTGCGTGTGCATCCATAGAAAGGAAAAAATGA
- a CDS encoding XdhC family protein, with translation MNAIFAKILYELEKSHNLVLVSIVSQEGSSPRGVGAQMLVGEHGRILGTVGGGSVEMHCEQNAFDYLKGKQSGKKVFFLKTGDKDDIGMVCGGDIEVWFQYVDSSLSFWRQLAGTLLNLLANHQGGWLALNTDGSLPAILDSEGIVVLGALPTGASVPSLLHNKYLKTKNSFFMPLPVRERAVIFGGGHCTQALVPMLNKVGFRVAVMDNRREFARPELFPDAESVVCGDFKRIADYIQLSISDYIVIMTSGHSYDLDVQQQVLKNPPVYVGVIGSKSKKAFVNQRLKEAGFLDEVIQNVHSPIGTEIKAVTPEEIAISITGEMIYERALLREACGIITHGCPMH, from the coding sequence ATGAATGCTATATTTGCAAAAATATTGTACGAGTTGGAAAAGTCCCATAATCTTGTTCTGGTAAGCATTGTTTCGCAAGAAGGTTCCTCTCCCCGTGGTGTCGGTGCACAAATGCTAGTGGGTGAGCATGGCCGCATTCTTGGCACTGTCGGTGGTGGATCAGTAGAAATGCATTGCGAACAGAACGCTTTTGACTATCTCAAAGGAAAGCAATCGGGCAAAAAGGTGTTTTTTTTGAAAACAGGCGATAAAGATGATATTGGTATGGTCTGTGGAGGCGATATAGAAGTTTGGTTTCAGTATGTTGATTCTTCGCTTTCGTTTTGGAGACAGCTTGCTGGAACGCTTTTAAACTTATTAGCTAATCATCAGGGTGGTTGGTTGGCGTTAAATACCGACGGATCGCTTCCAGCTATATTAGATTCAGAAGGAATTGTTGTTTTGGGAGCATTGCCTACAGGCGCAAGCGTACCATCACTTTTACACAACAAATATTTGAAGACGAAAAATAGTTTTTTTATGCCATTGCCAGTCCGAGAAAGAGCTGTTATTTTTGGCGGAGGCCATTGTACACAGGCATTGGTGCCGATGCTAAACAAGGTTGGCTTTAGGGTTGCGGTTATGGATAATCGTCGAGAGTTTGCCAGGCCAGAATTGTTTCCGGATGCAGAATCTGTTGTCTGTGGTGATTTTAAGAGAATTGCGGATTACATACAATTGTCTATTTCTGATTACATTGTAATTATGACCAGCGGCCATAGCTACGATTTGGATGTGCAACAACAAGTGTTAAAGAATCCTCCGGTTTATGTAGGCGTAATTGGGTCAAAAAGCAAGAAAGCTTTTGTAAACCAACGGTTAAAAGAAGCAGGATTTTTAGATGAAGTAATACAGAACGTCCACTCTCCCATTGGCACAGAGATTAAAGCTGTTACTCCAGAAGAAATAGCAATTAGTATAACGGGAGAAATGATTTATGAACGGGCGCTTCTTCGAGAAGCCTGTGGAATTATAACACACGGTTGTCCCATGCATTGA
- a CDS encoding Lon protease family protein, which translates to MDRPSNAMRNRLPAERLKKTCNIESELNYCKTSKNVDILDGVIGQGRAVSSMGFGLSMNAPGYNIFVLGPQGTGKSTYAQSAVKKLAAKGSVPNDWCYINNFSEWDKPLAISLPPGKGKEFQKDMDKLIVNMTVYIPKAFEGSNFQQQKDSLIQSVNEKMTSILRDMEKIAAESGFGIQQAGQKILLVPIKDNKMMTPEEYNELSLDIREEIESKRTKIASEIDDMIRDGQIAQRKAEEQAGELEKQTAYKAAEPLVIQLKEKYKQIPEIVNYLEKVLKDAAENHTIFRSAGSISNEEYAAEMQDADSGEEEEDNIFDTKILETKDSKNPFTRYKVNLFINNENTIGVPVVTESNPYYYNLFGKIEYKNHMMSTMTDFTMIKPGAVQRANGGYLILQAKDLVMDSYAWDALKKALKYKKAVVENIGEQSRYVPTVTLKPQPIPLNLKVILIGSHVYYNILSADEDFKKLFKVNVDFDVEMDRTQDNIKQYMSFIGSMCKKENLKHLNCDAMSKVVEFGSRMADNQNKLSTRFNVVSEIIYEAAALAESEEYKSDFVDAKHVEMAIKNRKYRSNMIEEKMQQQILQKKVLIDTKGSVVGQVNGLSVMSTSGYSFGLPSRITARTYSGREGIINIERETEMSGNIHSKGVLTLNGYLGGKFAQEKQLGLTAQVTFEQLYGGVEGDSASSTELYAILSSLSGAPIKQSIAVTGSVNQMGEIQPIGGVNEKIEGFFDICSLTGLTGDQGVMIPESNVDNLMLKDEVIEAVKNNMFHIYSVKKIEEGIEILTGIPAGEHDKFGEYPEGSIFYMADRKLREFNKVLEAAEE; encoded by the coding sequence ATGGACAGACCTAGTAATGCTATGAGAAACAGGCTGCCGGCGGAAAGGCTGAAAAAAACCTGCAATATAGAGAGCGAGTTGAATTATTGTAAGACTTCGAAGAACGTTGATATACTTGATGGAGTTATTGGTCAGGGAAGGGCGGTAAGTTCCATGGGTTTTGGGCTTTCAATGAATGCTCCCGGCTACAATATATTCGTACTGGGGCCTCAAGGAACAGGCAAAAGCACTTATGCTCAGTCGGCAGTCAAGAAACTGGCGGCAAAAGGTTCGGTGCCCAACGACTGGTGCTATATAAATAACTTCAGTGAGTGGGATAAACCACTGGCGATTTCTCTGCCTCCGGGAAAAGGCAAGGAATTTCAAAAGGATATGGATAAACTCATAGTCAATATGACTGTATATATTCCAAAAGCCTTCGAAGGAAGCAACTTTCAGCAGCAAAAGGATTCTCTTATACAAAGTGTCAATGAAAAAATGACCTCGATACTCAGGGATATGGAGAAAATTGCAGCAGAATCAGGCTTCGGGATACAGCAGGCAGGACAAAAAATTCTTCTCGTACCCATCAAGGACAATAAAATGATGACGCCGGAAGAATACAATGAGCTTTCATTGGACATACGCGAAGAAATTGAATCAAAAAGAACAAAAATAGCGTCTGAAATAGATGATATGATAAGAGACGGACAGATCGCACAGCGAAAAGCGGAAGAGCAGGCTGGTGAATTGGAAAAGCAGACGGCATACAAAGCAGCGGAGCCTCTTGTTATTCAGCTTAAGGAAAAATATAAACAAATACCTGAAATTGTTAATTATTTGGAAAAGGTTTTGAAGGATGCGGCTGAAAATCACACAATCTTCAGAAGCGCAGGTTCGATTTCAAACGAAGAGTATGCTGCGGAAATGCAGGATGCGGATTCCGGTGAAGAAGAGGAAGATAATATATTTGATACTAAAATATTGGAGACGAAAGACAGCAAGAATCCGTTTACAAGGTACAAGGTAAATTTATTTATAAACAACGAGAATACCATAGGTGTTCCGGTAGTAACAGAAAGCAATCCGTACTACTACAACCTTTTCGGTAAAATAGAGTATAAAAATCACATGATGTCAACAATGACAGACTTTACAATGATTAAACCGGGAGCAGTGCAAAGAGCAAACGGTGGATACTTGATTCTTCAGGCAAAGGATCTGGTAATGGATTCATATGCATGGGATGCTCTGAAGAAGGCTCTTAAGTACAAAAAGGCCGTTGTTGAAAATATAGGGGAACAGAGCAGGTACGTGCCAACGGTAACACTTAAGCCTCAGCCCATTCCGCTGAATCTCAAGGTTATACTCATAGGCAGCCATGTATACTACAATATACTTTCGGCAGATGAGGATTTTAAAAAGCTGTTCAAGGTAAATGTGGATTTTGATGTTGAAATGGACAGGACACAGGATAATATTAAGCAATATATGTCATTTATAGGTTCAATGTGCAAGAAAGAAAACTTAAAGCATTTGAACTGCGACGCAATGTCAAAGGTAGTGGAGTTCGGATCAAGGATGGCGGATAATCAAAACAAGCTTTCAACACGGTTCAACGTTGTCAGCGAAATAATATACGAAGCAGCAGCCCTTGCGGAATCAGAGGAATATAAATCGGATTTTGTTGATGCAAAGCATGTGGAGATGGCAATTAAAAACAGAAAGTATCGTTCAAATATGATTGAAGAGAAAATGCAGCAGCAGATACTTCAGAAAAAAGTGCTTATTGATACAAAAGGTTCTGTGGTAGGTCAGGTTAACGGGCTTTCCGTAATGAGCACTTCAGGATATTCCTTCGGGTTGCCGTCAAGAATAACTGCCAGAACATATTCGGGCAGAGAAGGAATTATCAATATTGAAAGAGAAACCGAAATGAGCGGCAACATTCATTCAAAGGGAGTTCTCACGCTGAACGGATATCTGGGAGGAAAATTCGCACAGGAAAAACAACTGGGTTTGACGGCGCAGGTAACCTTTGAGCAGCTTTACGGAGGAGTTGAAGGGGACAGTGCCTCAAGCACAGAGCTTTATGCAATTTTGTCCAGCCTGTCCGGAGCCCCTATTAAGCAGAGCATAGCCGTAACAGGTTCTGTAAATCAGATGGGAGAGATTCAGCCCATAGGAGGAGTCAACGAAAAAATCGAAGGCTTCTTTGACATATGCTCTTTAACAGGTCTAACAGGAGATCAGGGAGTTATGATTCCGGAGAGCAATGTGGATAATCTGATGCTGAAAGATGAAGTTATTGAAGCAGTTAAAAATAATATGTTCCACATTTATTCTGTTAAAAAAATCGAAGAAGGTATAGAGATCCTGACAGGAATTCCTGCGGGAGAACATGACAAATTCGGAGAATATCCGGAGGGCAGCATATTCTATATGGCAGACAGAAAACTCAGGGAATTCAATAAAGTGCTGGAAGCGGCAGAAGAATAA
- a CDS encoding NTP transferase domain-containing protein, translating into MTAALIIAAGKTERRDKFSPEKQVGRITAIERIVLLFKLAGIQRIVVVGDEDELPQKLVSSMNLVFLTVSANGEMLDSIKQGLLYLRDKCTKALITHADVPVFSKNTVQLLLDADGDVCIPSHGGRCGHPILLRSTCFAEIISYRGNDGLKGAIEASGIKKEIVETDDEGILIDVQSPTLHGNLLDNHDIMNMRASFQIKISKEKRFYGPGVHHLLQLIEEFGSLSSACQHMGMSYTKGRKIISTMEEQLGVPVLDTKQGGKTGGYSRLTEEAKKMMDSYFAFQEEAEAVLQKIFKKHFT; encoded by the coding sequence ATGACTGCTGCTCTAATCATTGCCGCAGGAAAGACAGAGCGTAGAGATAAATTTTCGCCGGAAAAACAAGTTGGTAGAATTACGGCTATTGAAAGAATTGTGTTGCTTTTTAAATTAGCAGGCATTCAACGCATTGTTGTTGTTGGGGATGAAGATGAATTGCCTCAAAAATTAGTTTCCTCCATGAATCTTGTTTTTTTGACAGTGTCGGCAAACGGAGAGATGTTGGATAGCATAAAACAGGGTCTTCTTTATTTACGGGACAAGTGCACAAAGGCGCTAATTACCCATGCTGATGTTCCGGTATTTTCTAAAAATACAGTCCAACTTTTATTGGATGCGGATGGAGATGTGTGTATCCCGTCTCATGGCGGACGTTGTGGACATCCCATCTTGCTTCGGTCAACTTGTTTCGCAGAAATTATTTCTTATCGGGGGAATGACGGATTAAAAGGCGCAATTGAAGCCTCTGGCATTAAAAAAGAAATTGTCGAAACTGACGATGAAGGAATTCTGATAGATGTCCAATCACCAACACTGCATGGAAATCTTTTGGACAATCATGACATCATGAATATGAGAGCTTCTTTCCAAATCAAAATCAGTAAGGAAAAGAGGTTTTATGGTCCGGGCGTTCATCATCTGCTACAGTTGATTGAGGAATTCGGCTCCCTATCCAGTGCATGCCAGCACATGGGAATGTCATATACCAAGGGGCGAAAAATCATTTCCACAATGGAAGAACAGCTTGGAGTACCTGTACTTGATACAAAACAAGGAGGCAAAACCGGAGGCTATTCTCGCTTAACTGAAGAAGCGAAAAAAATGATGGATAGCTATTTTGCGTTTCAGGAAGAAGCTGAAGCGGTACTCCAAAAAATATTTAAAAAACATTTTACTTAG
- a CDS encoding sigma-54-dependent Fis family transcriptional regulator, protein MNLIKEMCSIENSFVTLKVPIEEYNFDGIVTCNKSMMEQIALLERIANKDVNILINGETGTGKEVYAEYIHKISSRRCKRFVKLNCSTIPDTLFESEMFGYTNGAFTGASKFGKKGLFELADEGTIFLDEIGEMPLETQSKLLRVIQEKCFIKIGSEHEINVDVKIVSATNKNLKNLVKENKFREDLFYRLNVFPINLIPLRNRKEDIVLLSFFFLNLYNAKYGYSKKFDCRSLCNFIEYDWPGNVRELKNTIERAMLLSTDDIIVNANPEQSKNEFNDDEYKKIDVSLSNIKRITNDTLLLDKSLKDLVDDYEIGLINYYIEKKGSLRNAAKALRTSPATLSRKLSLYKQKSK, encoded by the coding sequence ATGAATCTTATCAAGGAAATGTGTTCAATTGAAAATTCTTTTGTCACATTGAAAGTACCTATAGAAGAATATAATTTTGACGGAATAGTTACGTGTAACAAATCTATGATGGAACAAATTGCTCTATTAGAGAGAATTGCTAACAAGGATGTCAATATTTTGATAAACGGCGAGACGGGTACCGGTAAGGAAGTGTATGCCGAATATATTCATAAAATCAGCAGCAGAAGATGCAAAAGGTTTGTCAAGCTGAACTGTTCAACAATTCCCGATACCTTGTTCGAGTCTGAAATGTTCGGTTATACAAACGGAGCCTTTACAGGCGCTTCCAAGTTCGGAAAAAAGGGTTTATTTGAACTTGCAGATGAGGGGACAATTTTTCTTGATGAAATCGGAGAAATGCCATTAGAAACACAGTCAAAACTTTTACGAGTTATACAGGAAAAATGTTTCATTAAAATAGGAAGTGAACATGAGATAAATGTAGACGTTAAAATAGTATCTGCAACAAATAAAAACCTGAAAAATTTAGTAAAGGAAAATAAATTCAGAGAAGATTTGTTTTATCGCCTTAATGTTTTTCCTATCAATCTTATACCACTGCGTAACAGAAAAGAAGATATAGTGCTGCTTTCGTTTTTCTTCTTGAATTTGTACAATGCAAAGTACGGATATAGCAAAAAGTTTGACTGCAGGTCTTTATGCAACTTCATTGAATATGACTGGCCGGGAAATGTAAGAGAACTGAAAAATACAATTGAAAGAGCAATGCTGTTATCTACCGATGATATTATAGTTAATGCTAATCCCGAACAAAGCAAAAATGAATTTAATGATGACGAGTACAAAAAAATTGATGTTTCTCTTTCAAACATTAAGCGAATTACAAATGATACACTGCTGTTAGATAAATCATTAAAGGATTTGGTGGATGACTATGAAATAGGCTTGATAAACTATTATATAGAAAAAAAAGGTTCTCTCAGAAATGCTGCAAAAGCATTGAGAACATCTCCTGCGACTTTGTCTCGAAAGCTGTCTTTGTATAAACAAAAGTCAAAATAA
- a CDS encoding MurR/RpiR family transcriptional regulator — MNYEEEKKLVKNALPKVIHTEKTGSQIIEYILDKYLEIPYINFAQFMKDQNLSEDDANKFLTSNGYKDFSQFQHKFSELIISLIPRIESVSCLSSTLTKSDIKNIFTSVADAEAYNMRNLLDSIEIDKFSSLIHDILNSPEVIIIGTRSSITLAQYASYMLNKIGVNVKKITSADTSSFDNIQNFDRSSLVIAFGFKRYPKETIKLLNYFSRKNFKIISITDNSSSPLCNFSSYSIYIQAYSLAYTDSFVNGMVLINALALAIGKMDNKKVVKRLNDFEETARSLEYYF; from the coding sequence ATGAATTACGAAGAAGAAAAAAAATTAGTTAAAAATGCTCTGCCCAAAGTCATACATACAGAAAAAACAGGATCTCAAATAATTGAATATATTCTTGACAAGTACCTTGAGATTCCGTACATAAACTTTGCGCAATTTATGAAGGATCAAAATTTAAGTGAGGATGACGCAAACAAATTTTTAACATCAAATGGTTATAAAGACTTTTCGCAATTTCAGCACAAGTTTTCAGAATTAATTATCAGTTTGATACCTAGAATCGAATCTGTTTCCTGCCTTTCAAGCACCCTGACAAAATCAGATATCAAAAATATATTTACTTCAGTGGCAGATGCAGAGGCATATAACATGAGAAATTTACTTGATTCAATTGAAATAGATAAGTTTTCATCTTTGATTCATGATATTTTAAATTCTCCCGAAGTGATTATAATAGGGACAAGGTCATCAATTACATTAGCCCAGTATGCCTCATATATGCTGAATAAAATAGGAGTTAATGTCAAAAAAATCACTTCAGCAGATACAAGTTCATTCGACAATATACAAAATTTTGATAGATCTTCACTGGTAATTGCTTTCGGATTTAAAAGATATCCCAAAGAGACAATTAAACTTTTGAACTATTTTAGCAGAAAAAATTTCAAAATAATATCTATTACGGATAATTCAAGCTCTCCATTGTGCAATTTTTCGAGTTATTCAATTTATATACAGGCTTATTCATTGGCATATACAGATTCCTTTGTCAATGGAATGGTTCTCATAAATGCTTTGGCATTAGCTATAGGCAAAATGGATAACAAAAAAGTCGTAAAAAGGCTTAACGATTTCGAAGAGACGGCAAGAAGTTTAGAATATTATTTTTAA
- a CDS encoding ABC transporter ATP-binding protein, which yields MLLEINDVFGGYGNGNIVKGVSCNADFGDVLCLVGPNGCGKTTLFRLLLGSIPISSGSIHIDGHNTKALSPKELANLVAYIPQYHTPIFAYTVLDIVIMGRASHFSSFETPKATDRESAFAALEKVNALHLANKKYTALSGGQRQLILIARAICQSAKVFVMDEPAANLDYANHQLLMEVITDLARRGYCIVMSTHSPEHPFSIGSKVLLMKEGKVEGLGPPKQIITPKNLESVYDIEMDVVTIHDRYGMERTICLPVKNTENLLRQYKMNDA from the coding sequence ATGTTGTTGGAAATTAATGATGTATTTGGCGGTTATGGCAACGGTAATATCGTAAAAGGTGTGAGTTGCAATGCAGATTTTGGAGATGTTCTGTGTCTTGTTGGTCCAAACGGCTGTGGAAAAACCACTTTATTTAGACTGTTGCTTGGTTCAATTCCGATTTCGTCCGGAAGTATCCATATTGATGGGCACAATACCAAAGCTCTTTCTCCCAAGGAGTTGGCAAACCTGGTTGCATATATTCCTCAATACCATACGCCTATTTTTGCCTATACGGTTTTGGATATTGTAATTATGGGACGAGCTTCTCATTTCTCATCTTTTGAAACACCTAAAGCAACGGATCGTGAGTCTGCATTTGCTGCATTGGAAAAAGTAAACGCATTGCATCTCGCAAATAAAAAATATACAGCTCTAAGCGGTGGGCAGCGGCAGTTGATTTTGATTGCCCGTGCTATATGCCAATCCGCCAAGGTGTTTGTCATGGATGAACCGGCCGCAAATCTTGACTATGCCAATCACCAGCTACTAATGGAAGTAATTACAGATCTTGCAAGAAGAGGATATTGTATTGTCATGTCAACCCATAGTCCGGAGCACCCATTCTCCATTGGAAGTAAAGTCCTATTGATGAAAGAGGGAAAGGTTGAAGGTCTTGGCCCTCCGAAGCAGATTATCACACCTAAAAACTTAGAGTCTGTCTACGACATCGAAATGGATGTTGTTACAATACATGATCGCTATGGTATGGAAAGGACAATTTGCCTGCCTGTAAAAAACACAGAAAATCTCTTGCGCCAATATAAAATGAATGACGCATGA